A DNA window from Streptomyces sp. 71268 contains the following coding sequences:
- a CDS encoding aldehyde dehydrogenase family protein, whose translation MDVRGRLFIAGEWTAAADGAEFTTLDPATGSVIGTCAEATEADVDAAVGAARQALADPAWARLPAAERAKLLWRVAELIDRDATLLAELETRDQGQPLGVARTVSVAGAAEHFRYYAGWVTKIEGAVSPVSFPDTTHFTRREPVGVCALITPWNFPLMIAAWKLAPALACGNTVILKPAEQTPLTSLHLARLCDEAGFPPGVVNVLTGGPATGRALVEHPRVDKVSFTGSTEVGQGIVRASANDLKRVTLELGGKAPSIIARDADIDAAVRGNVQGALLNSGQVCAAYARFYVDRRRVEEFTEKLAAAVAALRLGPGMAPETELGPLVSDEHLRRVDAMVKEGVAEGAELVTGGARADGDLESGHFYRPTVFAGVRDEMTVARQEVFGPVLPVLSYEDEDELAARANDTRYGLAAAIWSRDLSTAHRLAADIRAGAVFVNMPPVPDPAAPWGGFGASGWGREMGAQALDVFTETKGVWMHHG comes from the coding sequence ATGGATGTGCGAGGCCGGCTCTTCATAGCGGGCGAGTGGACGGCCGCCGCCGACGGGGCGGAGTTCACCACTCTGGACCCCGCCACCGGATCGGTCATCGGAACCTGCGCCGAGGCCACCGAGGCGGACGTGGACGCGGCGGTGGGGGCCGCACGGCAGGCGCTGGCGGACCCCGCGTGGGCCAGGCTGCCCGCCGCCGAACGCGCCAAGCTGCTCTGGCGGGTCGCCGAGTTGATCGACCGTGACGCGACGCTGCTCGCGGAGCTGGAGACCCGCGACCAGGGCCAGCCGCTGGGGGTGGCCCGTACGGTCAGCGTCGCGGGGGCCGCGGAGCACTTCCGCTACTACGCGGGCTGGGTCACCAAGATCGAGGGAGCGGTCAGCCCCGTCTCCTTCCCGGACACCACGCACTTCACGCGGCGCGAGCCGGTCGGGGTATGCGCGCTGATCACCCCCTGGAACTTCCCGCTCATGATCGCGGCGTGGAAGCTGGCACCGGCGCTGGCCTGTGGGAACACCGTGATCCTCAAGCCGGCCGAGCAGACGCCGCTGACCAGCCTGCACCTGGCGCGGCTGTGCGACGAGGCCGGGTTCCCGCCGGGTGTGGTGAACGTGCTCACCGGCGGCCCCGCCACCGGCCGAGCCCTGGTGGAACACCCGCGGGTGGACAAGGTCTCCTTCACCGGCTCCACCGAGGTGGGCCAGGGCATCGTCCGGGCCTCGGCCAACGACCTCAAGCGGGTCACCCTGGAACTGGGTGGCAAGGCGCCCAGCATCATCGCCAGGGACGCCGACATCGACGCCGCCGTACGGGGCAACGTGCAGGGCGCCCTGCTCAACAGCGGACAGGTCTGCGCCGCCTACGCGCGCTTCTACGTGGACCGGCGGCGGGTCGAGGAGTTCACCGAGAAGCTCGCGGCGGCCGTCGCCGCCCTGCGCCTGGGGCCCGGCATGGCCCCGGAGACCGAGCTGGGTCCGCTGGTGAGCGACGAGCACCTGCGTCGGGTGGACGCCATGGTCAAGGAAGGCGTGGCCGAGGGGGCCGAACTGGTCACCGGCGGGGCGCGCGCCGACGGTGACCTGGAGAGCGGCCACTTCTACCGGCCCACCGTCTTCGCCGGCGTACGCGACGAGATGACCGTCGCCCGGCAGGAGGTCTTCGGCCCCGTGCTGCCGGTGCTCAGCTACGAGGACGAGGACGAGTTGGCGGCGCGGGCCAACGACACCCGGTACGGGCTGGCGGCGGCGATCTGGTCCAGGGACCTGTCCACGGCCCACCGGCTCGCGGCGGACATCCGCGCCGGCGCCGTGTTCGTCAACATGCCGCCGGTCCCCGACCCCGCCGCGCCCTGGGGCGGCTTCGGGGCCAGCGGGTGGGGGCGGGAGATGGGCGCGCAGGCGCTGGACGTGTTCACCGAGACCAAGGGCGTGTGGATGCACCACGGCTGA
- a CDS encoding TetR/AcrR family transcriptional regulator, translated as MPKIIDHDQRRREIVAVAKKLIIQGGFEAATMRSIVAEAGFANGALKRYFPSKDSIVAATFQSVLAEMNERINDGDPSLDPKEALRHDIEVTLPLDTYRIDSARVLLSLWEHSVANAELATLYREHLTEWRRRLAVRIAEARGRGESPEAPAVTALAGEVISMSIGANVTCLMFPSGELIPEHRAHVDRLMRNIID; from the coding sequence ATGCCGAAGATTATCGACCACGATCAGCGACGGCGAGAGATCGTCGCCGTCGCGAAGAAGCTCATCATCCAGGGCGGCTTCGAGGCCGCGACCATGAGGAGCATCGTCGCTGAGGCGGGATTCGCCAACGGGGCGCTCAAGCGCTACTTCCCCAGCAAGGACAGCATCGTGGCCGCCACGTTCCAGAGCGTGCTCGCGGAGATGAACGAGCGGATCAACGACGGAGATCCCTCGCTCGACCCGAAGGAGGCGCTGCGGCACGACATCGAGGTGACGCTGCCGCTGGACACGTACCGCATCGACTCCGCCCGTGTGCTGCTCTCCCTGTGGGAGCACTCGGTGGCCAACGCGGAACTCGCCACCCTCTACCGCGAGCACCTCACGGAGTGGCGCAGGCGGCTCGCCGTACGGATCGCCGAGGCACGAGGCAGGGGCGAGTCGCCCGAGGCGCCGGCCGTGACGGCGCTGGCCGGCGAGGTCATCAGCATGTCCATCGGGGCCAACGTCACCTGCCTGATGTTCCCCAGCGGCGAGCTGATCCCCGAACACCGCGCCCATGTCGACCGCCTGATGCGGAACATCATCGACTGA
- a CDS encoding dipeptide/oligopeptide/nickel ABC transporter permease/ATP-binding protein has product MIDAVTPTEGTAPTPAGRGLWSRYLRRPVGVAALAVFLLVVLAGLLAPLLAPHDPNFVDFALTQAPPDSSHWMGGDSAGRDILSRLLFGARTTLYGAAVACLTGIALGVPAGVAAGYFGGLADRVFSWISDGVQSVPGMIVLLIVAAGTGADFTVLMVTVGAFMAPGYYRISRSRALAVRKEPYIDAARVAGLTHVKILHAHVLRAVHAPVIIQSALTAGIAMGMQTGLQFLGIGTASEANWGQMMNDGFRTMLTHPLILLWPSAALGITIAALAFMGSTLADLVSVRGEPAPRRRRPAEQTPEETTDKTGELVHPIEASALRIDNLRVSYRTPHGDKRVVRGVCLDVAPGEVLGIVGESGSGKSQTVFSALDLLPADGRAVADGMWIGGQPVGDLSRAGRHALLGTRIGYVPQEPMSNLDPCYTVGHQLTEPLRAVHKLTRAQARERAREVLLRVGITDPDRVLACHPHQISGGMAQRVLIAGAVAGNPSLLVADEPTTALDVTVQAEVLELLRELQREYGMALVIVTHNFGVVADICDRVAVMKDGRVIETGTVEQIFAHPGDPYTAELIKASQDDTESRAELDAAWNKAGRTVRA; this is encoded by the coding sequence ATGATCGATGCCGTAACCCCCACCGAGGGGACCGCGCCCACCCCGGCCGGGCGGGGACTGTGGTCGCGCTACCTGCGCCGCCCCGTCGGGGTCGCCGCGCTGGCGGTCTTCCTCCTGGTCGTCCTCGCCGGACTGCTGGCCCCGCTGCTGGCCCCGCACGACCCCAACTTCGTCGACTTCGCCCTCACCCAGGCACCGCCCGACTCCAGCCACTGGATGGGCGGCGACTCGGCCGGCCGGGACATCCTCAGCCGACTGCTGTTCGGGGCACGCACGACCCTGTACGGGGCGGCCGTGGCCTGCCTGACGGGGATCGCGCTCGGGGTGCCGGCCGGAGTGGCGGCCGGCTACTTCGGCGGCCTGGCCGACCGGGTCTTCTCCTGGATCAGCGACGGCGTGCAGTCCGTACCCGGCATGATCGTGCTGCTCATCGTCGCCGCCGGCACGGGAGCTGACTTCACGGTGCTGATGGTGACGGTCGGCGCGTTCATGGCGCCCGGCTACTACCGCATCTCCCGCTCCAGGGCCCTGGCCGTGCGCAAGGAGCCCTACATCGACGCCGCCCGGGTCGCCGGGCTCACCCACGTCAAGATCCTCCATGCCCACGTGCTGCGGGCCGTGCACGCGCCGGTGATCATCCAGTCCGCCCTGACCGCCGGCATCGCCATGGGCATGCAGACCGGCCTGCAGTTCCTCGGCATCGGCACCGCGTCGGAGGCCAACTGGGGCCAGATGATGAACGACGGGTTCCGCACCATGCTGACCCACCCGCTCATCCTGCTGTGGCCGTCGGCGGCGCTGGGCATCACGATCGCCGCCCTCGCCTTCATGGGCTCGACCCTCGCCGACCTGGTGAGCGTACGCGGCGAACCGGCACCCCGCCGCCGGCGCCCGGCCGAGCAGACGCCCGAGGAGACCACCGACAAGACCGGCGAACTGGTGCACCCCATCGAGGCCAGCGCGCTGCGCATCGACAACCTCCGGGTCAGCTACCGCACACCACACGGCGACAAGCGGGTCGTACGCGGCGTCTGCCTGGACGTCGCCCCCGGAGAGGTGCTCGGCATCGTCGGCGAGTCGGGTTCGGGCAAGTCACAGACCGTCTTCTCCGCCCTCGACCTGCTCCCGGCCGACGGCCGGGCCGTGGCCGACGGCATGTGGATCGGCGGTCAGCCGGTCGGCGACCTGTCACGGGCCGGCCGACACGCGCTGCTCGGCACCCGGATCGGCTACGTGCCCCAGGAGCCGATGAGCAACCTCGACCCCTGCTACACCGTCGGCCACCAACTCACGGAGCCCCTGCGGGCGGTGCACAAGCTGACCAGGGCACAGGCCCGGGAACGGGCCCGCGAGGTGCTGCTGCGGGTCGGCATCACCGACCCCGACCGCGTACTGGCCTGCCACCCGCACCAGATCTCCGGCGGCATGGCCCAGCGCGTGCTGATCGCGGGAGCCGTCGCGGGCAACCCCAGCCTGCTGGTCGCCGACGAACCCACCACGGCGCTCGACGTCACGGTCCAGGCCGAGGTGCTCGAACTCCTCCGCGAGCTACAGCGGGAGTACGGAATGGCACTCGTCATCGTCACCCACAACTTCGGCGTGGTCGCCGACATCTGCGACCGGGTCGCCGTCATGAAGGACGGCCGGGTCATCGAGACCGGCACGGTCGAGCAGATCTTCGCCCACCCCGGCGACCCGTACACCGCCGAGCTGATCAAAGCCTCGCAGGACGACACCGAGAGCCGCGCCGAACTGGACGCGGCCTGGAACAAGGCCGGACGGACGGTGCGCGCGTGA
- a CDS encoding ABC transporter permease, translating into MIRFTLRRLLSGAVLLVVVTSASFFLAHLAIGDPTPGLLGDSATPAQRAALREQLGLDRPLMTQFWDWLSHAVRGDFGTSWRNFQPVSDQIELRVPVTLSIVVAATLLAAVVGLVVGVATGLNPGGVLARVLKLASVVLFALPGFWVSLMLVMAFAIKLQWFPAVGYVPLSHSGTQWLRSITLPSIALALGAIVMIAEQLRNGFQEVNNQDFVRTLRARGLSARRVTVHVLRNASPAALTVLAVMFVGLLGGAIVVEIIFNLPGIGSLTQSASQIGDIPVLLGLTVVTVVFVVVVNFLLDLVLGWVNPKVREK; encoded by the coding sequence ATGATCAGATTCACGCTTCGGCGCCTGCTGTCAGGGGCCGTCCTCCTGGTGGTCGTCACGTCCGCCTCCTTCTTCCTGGCCCACCTGGCCATCGGCGATCCCACCCCCGGCCTGCTCGGCGACAGCGCCACCCCCGCCCAGCGGGCGGCGCTGCGCGAGCAACTCGGCCTGGACCGCCCGCTCATGACACAGTTCTGGGACTGGCTCTCGCACGCGGTGCGCGGCGACTTCGGGACCTCGTGGCGCAACTTCCAACCCGTCTCGGACCAGATCGAACTGCGCGTGCCCGTCACCCTGTCGATCGTGGTCGCCGCCACCCTGCTCGCGGCCGTCGTCGGGCTCGTCGTGGGTGTGGCCACCGGGCTCAACCCCGGCGGCGTCCTCGCCCGCGTCCTCAAGCTCGCCTCGGTGGTCCTGTTCGCCCTCCCCGGCTTCTGGGTGAGCCTCATGCTCGTCATGGCCTTCGCGATCAAGCTCCAGTGGTTCCCCGCCGTCGGCTACGTGCCACTGTCCCACTCCGGCACCCAGTGGCTGCGCTCCATCACCCTGCCCTCGATCGCCCTGGCGCTCGGCGCGATCGTGATGATCGCCGAACAGCTCCGCAACGGCTTCCAGGAGGTCAACAACCAGGACTTCGTCCGCACGCTGCGGGCCCGCGGCCTCTCCGCCCGGCGCGTGACCGTGCACGTACTGCGCAACGCCTCGCCCGCGGCGCTCACCGTGCTCGCGGTGATGTTCGTGGGACTGCTCGGCGGCGCCATCGTCGTCGAGATCATCTTCAACCTGCCGGGCATCGGCAGCCTCACCCAGTCGGCCTCCCAGATCGGTGACATACCGGTCCTGCTCGGGCTGACCGTCGTGACGGTCGTGTTCGTCGTCGTCGTCAACTTCCTACTCGACCTCGTGCTCGGGTGGGTCAACCCGAAGGTGCGCGAGAAATGA
- a CDS encoding ATP-binding cassette domain-containing protein, with protein MNTDTNSDAPLLDVADLVVDYRRGRTTFRALKGVSMTIAPGECVGLVGESGSGKSTLGKAILGLADVTSGRITFAGGDITHAKGAARRRLAADLQVVFQDPYGSLDPTLTVGQILAEPLTASGTSRTAARTAVAEMLDHVRLPADTVTRYPSEFSGGQRQRIAIARALVRRPRLIVCDEPVSALDLTTQAAVIDLFIDIQRETGVSYLFVSHDLGVVRRICHRVSVMYQGECVESGPNETITRNPGHTYTQRLLLASPVADPARQAERRRSWLGLRTAAGSPVP; from the coding sequence GTGAACACGGACACCAACAGCGACGCCCCGCTGCTCGACGTGGCCGACCTGGTCGTGGACTACCGACGCGGGCGCACCACCTTCCGCGCGCTCAAGGGTGTCTCGATGACCATCGCGCCCGGCGAGTGCGTCGGGCTGGTCGGCGAGAGCGGATCGGGCAAGTCCACCCTCGGCAAGGCCATCCTGGGCCTGGCCGACGTCACCTCCGGTCGCATCACGTTCGCCGGCGGCGACATCACCCACGCCAAGGGCGCCGCCCGGCGCAGGCTCGCCGCCGACCTCCAGGTCGTCTTCCAGGACCCCTACGGCTCGCTGGACCCGACGCTGACCGTCGGACAGATCCTCGCCGAACCACTCACGGCCTCCGGCACCAGCCGCACCGCCGCGCGGACCGCGGTGGCCGAGATGCTCGACCACGTCCGGCTGCCCGCCGACACCGTGACGCGCTACCCCAGCGAGTTCTCCGGCGGCCAGCGCCAGCGCATCGCCATCGCCCGCGCGCTGGTGCGCCGGCCGCGCCTGATCGTCTGCGACGAACCGGTCAGCGCACTCGACCTGACCACCCAGGCCGCGGTGATCGACCTGTTCATCGACATCCAGCGCGAGACCGGCGTCTCCTACCTCTTCGTCTCGCACGACCTGGGCGTGGTGCGCCGCATCTGCCACCGCGTCTCGGTGATGTACCAGGGGGAGTGCGTGGAGAGCGGGCCGAACGAGACGATCACCCGCAACCCCGGACACACCTACACCCAGCGGCTGCTGCTGGCCTCCCCGGTGGCCGATCCGGCCCGCCAGGCCGAGCGCCGGCGGAGCTGGCTCGGGCTTCGTACGGCGGCTGGATCGCCAGTACCGTAG
- a CDS encoding ABC transporter substrate-binding protein — protein MQRIWRATLVAVVALALAACTNAGASSGDGPVEKIRIGTLLDVTSWDPAQADIGFDGPYLSAVYDPLVALDEKSQPIPALATSWTYSPDRLTLTMRLRSEVTFSDGQPFDAAAAVANLNHLKAGVRSGQTYANVAAVRQVNADTIALRLKKKDDALLYNMGLGRSWMASPAAIKAKSLVARPVGSGPYTYDQGDSTPGSQYTFTRKPRHWDRRTYPFESVRVLPIADPTASFNAMLSGQLDVAYANAADTPHAKRNGWNIASKVATWVGIQFTDRTGKQLKPLGDVRVRRAINHAFDGAAILKSVGQGAGVATNQVFPAGDPAYDASLNDRYAFDLDKAKQLMAEAGYADGFRVTMPMSSIFQPWQPAVQQILGQIGIKVTWKNLSPADYQKNAATYPMFVAVVALDSNAAASVDGRIASQQWFNPNPSTEAFPRLHGLLGEIGDTTGKEQLAAIRRLNAEVTDQAWQDVWYQADNTYFSKKGITVTPITGMMFPTLRFLQRG, from the coding sequence ATGCAGAGGATCTGGAGAGCCACACTTGTCGCGGTCGTCGCCCTCGCGCTGGCCGCCTGTACGAACGCCGGAGCCAGCTCCGGCGACGGACCCGTCGAGAAGATCAGGATCGGCACCCTCCTCGACGTCACCTCCTGGGACCCGGCACAGGCCGACATCGGCTTCGACGGTCCCTACCTGTCAGCCGTCTACGACCCGCTGGTCGCCCTGGACGAGAAGTCCCAGCCCATCCCGGCGCTCGCCACCTCCTGGACGTACTCCCCGGACCGCCTGACGCTCACCATGCGGCTACGCTCCGAAGTCACCTTCTCCGACGGCCAACCCTTCGACGCCGCGGCCGCGGTGGCCAACCTCAACCACCTCAAGGCCGGCGTCCGCTCCGGTCAGACCTACGCCAACGTCGCCGCCGTACGCCAGGTCAACGCGGACACCATCGCCCTTCGCCTGAAGAAGAAGGACGACGCCCTGCTGTACAACATGGGCCTGGGACGCAGTTGGATGGCGTCCCCGGCCGCGATCAAGGCCAAGTCGCTCGTCGCCCGGCCCGTCGGATCGGGCCCGTACACCTACGACCAGGGCGACTCGACCCCCGGATCGCAGTACACCTTCACCCGCAAGCCGCGACACTGGGACCGCCGCACCTACCCGTTCGAGTCCGTGCGCGTCCTGCCCATCGCCGACCCGACCGCCAGCTTCAACGCCATGCTCTCGGGACAACTGGACGTCGCCTACGCCAACGCCGCGGACACCCCGCACGCCAAGCGCAACGGCTGGAACATCGCCTCCAAGGTCGCCACCTGGGTGGGCATCCAGTTCACCGACCGCACGGGCAAACAGCTCAAGCCGCTGGGTGACGTGCGGGTGCGGCGCGCCATCAACCACGCCTTCGACGGCGCGGCCATCCTCAAGTCAGTGGGCCAGGGCGCGGGGGTGGCCACCAACCAGGTCTTCCCCGCCGGCGACCCGGCCTACGACGCCTCGCTCAACGACCGGTACGCCTTCGACCTGGACAAGGCCAAACAACTCATGGCCGAGGCGGGCTACGCCGACGGCTTCCGCGTCACCATGCCGATGTCGTCGATCTTCCAACCCTGGCAGCCCGCCGTCCAGCAGATCCTCGGCCAGATCGGCATCAAGGTGACCTGGAAGAACCTGTCACCCGCCGACTACCAGAAGAACGCCGCCACCTACCCGATGTTCGTCGCGGTCGTGGCCCTGGACTCCAACGCCGCGGCCTCGGTCGACGGCCGGATCGCCTCCCAGCAGTGGTTCAACCCCAACCCCTCGACCGAGGCGTTCCCGAGGCTCCACGGGCTGCTCGGCGAGATCGGCGACACCACCGGCAAGGAGCAGCTCGCGGCGATCCGCCGGCTCAACGCGGAAGTCACCGACCAGGCATGGCAGGACGTCTGGTACCAGGCGGACAACACCTACTTCAGCAAGAAGGGCATCACGGTGACCCCCATCACCGGGATGATGTTCCCGACCCTGCGGTTCCTCCAGCGCGGCTAG
- a CDS encoding cytochrome P450: protein MSRVPSPPATTEAAREPMPLAEVDLADLDRFTDGVTPWRMFHTLRHQDPVHWQPEDAPNSGFWAVTRHADIARVDRDPETFTSTRFVNLEEVDDDQIRRRASLLELDGLRHRALRGLLQRQFGARVISGYVDFLRGLTATTLDAALARGTFDFVEEVAADFPINVLARLLDVPPEDNQRLIGWGNRIIGHTDPDYADVLLDSAESERYRDLPFRSPASLEVFAYGRELARQRRGGAGTDLVSRLVNEVPRDGVPVSDRDFDNYFLLLVVAGNETTRHTISHSMLALLQHPDQLARLRDDPSLIPTAVEEFLRWASPVYHFRRTATRDTELGGKRVRAGEKVVMWFASGNRDEEVFGDPYAFDVARRDNDHLTFGKGGPHLCLGNQLARTEIRILFEELIPRLADVRLAGEVPRVRSNFVNGIKRLPIDVTLA, encoded by the coding sequence ATGAGCCGCGTGCCATCCCCGCCAGCCACCACCGAAGCCGCGCGCGAACCGATGCCCCTGGCCGAGGTGGACCTCGCCGACCTGGACCGGTTCACCGACGGCGTCACACCCTGGCGGATGTTCCACACCCTGCGCCACCAGGACCCCGTCCACTGGCAGCCGGAGGACGCGCCGAACTCCGGCTTCTGGGCGGTGACCCGGCACGCCGACATCGCCCGCGTGGACCGCGATCCCGAGACGTTCACCTCCACCAGGTTCGTCAACCTGGAGGAGGTCGACGACGACCAGATCAGGCGGCGCGCCTCCCTGCTCGAACTCGACGGCCTGCGCCACCGGGCCCTGCGCGGACTGCTGCAGCGCCAGTTCGGCGCGCGCGTCATCAGCGGCTACGTCGACTTCCTGCGCGGCCTGACCGCCACCACCCTGGACGCGGCCCTGGCCAGGGGCACCTTCGACTTCGTCGAGGAGGTGGCAGCCGACTTCCCCATCAACGTCCTCGCCCGCCTGCTCGACGTACCGCCCGAGGACAACCAGCGGCTCATCGGCTGGGGCAACCGCATCATCGGCCACACCGACCCCGACTACGCCGACGTCCTCCTGGACAGCGCGGAGAGCGAGCGGTACCGCGACCTCCCCTTCCGCTCCCCCGCGTCGCTCGAAGTCTTCGCGTACGGCAGGGAGCTGGCCCGCCAGCGGCGTGGCGGCGCGGGCACCGACCTGGTCTCCCGGCTGGTCAACGAGGTGCCACGGGACGGGGTGCCGGTCTCCGACCGGGACTTCGACAACTACTTCCTGCTGCTGGTCGTCGCCGGCAACGAGACCACCCGGCACACCATCAGCCACTCGATGCTGGCCCTCCTCCAGCACCCCGACCAACTCGCCCGGCTGCGCGACGATCCCTCCCTCATCCCGACGGCGGTCGAGGAGTTCCTGCGCTGGGCCTCGCCCGTCTACCACTTCCGCCGCACCGCCACCCGCGACACCGAGCTGGGTGGCAAGCGGGTTAGGGCCGGGGAGAAGGTCGTCATGTGGTTCGCCTCCGGCAACCGCGACGAGGAGGTCTTCGGCGACCCGTACGCCTTCGACGTGGCCCGCCGGGACAACGACCACCTCACCTTCGGCAAGGGCGGCCCGCACCTGTGCCTGGGCAACCAGTTGGCCCGCACCGAGATCCGCATCCTGTTCGAGGAGCTGATCCCGCGCCTGGCGGACGTGCGACTGGCCGGCGAGGTCCCCCGGGTGCGCTCCAACTTCGTCAACGGCATCAAGCGCCTGCCCATCGACGTCACCCTGGCCTGA
- a CDS encoding nuclear transport factor 2 family protein — protein sequence MSQRRTAHDDVRAAVEAYVSAVRAADPKAVRAAFRADAHMWGYLGEQFVSAPIEAFSEVVAADEDAPRWSRDYTYSIRAVEVSGDVAVAVLDEYGYQGHDFTNHFSLVRQDGAWLIASKTFFRRDPERAASAGAARPDAGPGGQSSR from the coding sequence ATGAGTCAGCGCAGGACAGCCCACGACGACGTGCGGGCCGCGGTGGAGGCGTACGTGTCGGCGGTGCGCGCCGCCGACCCGAAGGCCGTGCGGGCCGCCTTCCGCGCGGACGCGCACATGTGGGGCTACCTCGGCGAGCAGTTCGTCTCCGCGCCGATCGAGGCGTTCAGCGAGGTCGTCGCGGCCGACGAGGACGCCCCCAGGTGGTCCCGCGACTACACGTACAGCATCCGCGCGGTGGAGGTCAGCGGCGACGTGGCGGTGGCCGTGCTCGACGAGTACGGCTACCAGGGCCACGACTTCACCAACCACTTCTCGCTGGTGCGCCAGGACGGCGCGTGGCTGATCGCCAGCAAGACGTTCTTCCGCCGCGACCCGGAGCGAGCGGCCTCGGCTGGAGCGGCGCGCCCCGATGCCGGGCCCGGTGGCCAGTCGTCACGCTGA
- a CDS encoding methyltransferase: MTTPSTPASPDRIVEIATGYMGAKQLFAAARVGLFRALAEGERDVAELASATGVSERMARILADAMNGLGLLERRAGRYALAPDAAAHLTGEGDLDLHPFLAFLNEISYGHWLQFDTTVDTTKPGELAMDEDRWKSFMAGVMRYNALHAAMLARSFDFGPYRDLLDLGGLSPAFAIGALQANPELSARFVFDPQSSQAIAEALATAGLTDRARIDPAATAEADPGGEHDLVMVNHVIHRFTAEQNRAILANARAAARTGATLLLLDFLLDDDDRQRPIDALHAGEYLVIDGTVVYPESEVTAWLTAAGWRQREVLALPGSPRVIVAEAV; this comes from the coding sequence ATGACCACACCCAGCACGCCCGCCTCGCCCGACCGCATCGTGGAGATCGCCACCGGCTACATGGGCGCCAAGCAGCTCTTCGCCGCCGCGCGCGTCGGACTCTTCCGGGCCCTGGCCGAGGGCGAGCGCGACGTGGCCGAACTGGCCTCGGCGACCGGTGTCAGCGAGCGCATGGCGCGGATACTCGCCGACGCCATGAACGGTCTCGGACTGCTTGAGCGCCGGGCGGGCCGCTACGCCCTGGCGCCGGACGCCGCCGCCCATCTGACCGGCGAGGGTGACCTCGACCTCCACCCCTTCCTCGCCTTCCTGAACGAGATCAGCTACGGCCACTGGCTCCAGTTCGACACCACCGTCGATACGACCAAGCCCGGCGAGTTGGCGATGGACGAGGACCGTTGGAAGTCGTTCATGGCGGGCGTGATGCGCTACAACGCGCTGCACGCCGCCATGCTCGCCAGGTCCTTCGACTTCGGCCCCTACCGCGACCTGCTCGACCTCGGCGGGCTCTCCCCGGCCTTCGCCATCGGCGCCCTCCAGGCCAACCCGGAGCTTTCGGCGCGCTTCGTCTTCGACCCGCAGTCGTCGCAGGCCATCGCCGAGGCGCTGGCGACGGCCGGCCTGACCGACCGGGCCCGAATCGATCCCGCAGCCACCGCCGAGGCCGACCCGGGCGGGGAGCACGACCTGGTCATGGTCAACCACGTGATCCACCGCTTCACCGCCGAGCAGAACCGCGCCATCCTGGCCAACGCCCGGGCCGCCGCTCGCACCGGTGCCACCCTGCTGCTGCTCGACTTCCTGCTGGACGACGACGACCGCCAGCGCCCGATCGACGCGCTGCACGCGGGGGAGTACCTGGTCATCGACGGTACGGTCGTCTACCCGGAGTCCGAGGTCACGGCCTGGCTCACGGCGGCCGGCTGGCGTCAGCGCGAGGTGCTGGCCCTGCCCGGAAGCCCCCGCGTCATCGTCGCCGAGGCCGTCTGA